AACAGAATCGTACCCGTATAGATCGGATGCCGTACGTAACGAAGCAACCCGTCGGTTTTGAGCGTGCCGGAGCCCGCACCGGCATTGCGGGGTGAGAAAGACAGACCGGAAAATTCCTTAAAATTATATCCTGAGATCGCAATCAGCACAATGAGCAGGCCACCGTATTTCAAAACGCTGCCGCCAGCGTGTATGCGCCAATCAAACGCCCACAATGAATGTAACGGAAGTGTAAATTGATAGACAACGATCCCTGCCAAAAAAACAAACGCCAGAAAATTATACGTCAGTCGGTAATAACGATACCCGGGGCCCATTTTCCGCTCAAAGAATTGCTTTACGCCATTATCTGCCAAAATACTGTGCAATGCTCCGTAGGCAAGCCAAAGGAAAGCTTGAAATACATATATGATCATTAGTTTGATAAAATAATTGAATGACTGACGTGAATAAAAAATTGTGCCTGCGTCTTTCCTGTCTCACACCCATAAAGGTAACGGTAAATCAACTCATTTTGTGCTGTATCCGGAGAATTCACAAACGCTCAGCGTATATGTATTCTCATTCCGGTTACTTTTGTTTATTCATCAACTGTTTCCTTTTTCTCCCTATGAAACTTACCTTTTTACTTAGTTTTATTATCCTTTTTTCGGATACCCCCCTCCTCTTTGCCCAGTCCTACAAACCGCCCGTCTTTACCGATACGGAACGTTTAAAAAAAATCGAGGCGGTATTGCCGACGCTGGACAAAATTTACAAAGAATACGCCGAAAAAAGTCACTTTCCCGGGTTTACCTACGGCGTGGTCGTTGACGGTAAATTAATACATACGGGAAGTACGGGCTATACGGATGTCAGCAAAAAAACGGCAGCAAACCCCCAATCACTCTTTCGGATTGCTTCCATGAGCAAGAGCTTTACCGCGATGGCCATTTTGCAACTGCGCGACGCAGGCAAACTCAATCTGGACGACCGCGCCGACAGGTACATTCCCGAAATGAAAAATACCAAACTGCTCACCGCCGATTCTCCCCCCATCACCATTCGTCACCTGCTGACACACGCGGCGGGTTTTCCGGAGGACAATCCGTGGGGCGACCGCCAATTGGCCGATACTAATGAGGAATTGCTGAAACTGATGCAAAGTCAGGTGGCCTTTTCCAATGCACCGGGTGTGGCCTATGAGTACAGTAACCTCGGTATCACGCTGTTGGGCTACATTATTCAAAAAGTATCGGGAAAAACCTACCAGCAATTCATCAACGAAAATATCTTCAAGCCCCTCGGCATGACCCACACAAAATGGGAATATACCGAAGTACCGGCCGATAAGCTCGCGCACGGCTACCGTTGGCGCGACGGACAATGGGTAGAAGAGCCCCTCCTCCACGACGGAGCCTATGGGGCCATGGGCGGGCTAATCACCTCCATTGAAGATTTCAGCAAATACATGGCGCTGCATTTGGCCGCCTGGCCTCCCAAAGACGATATTGATAACGGGCCACTCAAACGCAGTTCCATCCGCGAAATGCACCAACCCTGGAACATCAGCGGTTTTGCTCCGCAGTTCAAATACGCAAGCGGCCGGCCCTGCGGCACGGTTTCAGCCTATTGCTACGGTCTCAATTGGATGCGCGACTGCGAAGGGCGTGAGTATGTGGGCCACAGCGGCGGCTTGCCGGGCTTTGGCAGCAATTGGCGTATTTTACCCCAATACGGCATCGGAGTGGTGGCTTTTGCCAACCTTACCTATGCTTCTACGGTACCCATTAACCTAAAAGTGTTGGATACGCTCATCATCAGTGCCCAACTGCAGCCGCGTCAATTGCCCGCTTCCGATATTCTCAAAAAACGCCAAAAAGACTTGACCCAACTCCTGCCCGACTGGAAAAATGCCGAAGCGAGCGGGCTGTTTGCCGAAAATTTCTTTGCAGACTATTCCTTGGACGCCTTGAAAAAAGAGTCCGCCGCGTTGTTTGAAAAAGCGGGTAAAATCGTCATTGTAAAAGAAATTGTTCCCGAAAATCAATTACGTGGCCGTTACATTTTAGAAGGTGAAAAAGCCAATCTTTGGGTCTCGTTTACCCTTACGCCCGAAAATCCGCCCCTGATCCAGGAGTATCATATCGGGGAAGTGAAAAAATAGTATTCATGCAAAGTCGCAGAGAGGCAAAGCATTCTTTCTCTGCGACTTTGCCCCTTTGTCTCTCTGCGTGAACAGTTACATTAGATTATTTCTTTTCTCTTCTTTTGCATAGAAAAAACGCACGATACCTATGCAAACTTCCCGCAGAGATTTTATACGTTCGGCGTCTGTATTGACAGGCTCCGGACTCTTTTCATTTGCTCCGTTAGAGCTCTTGGCCAGCCAACGCAAACGCGTTTCCGCTAATGAAAAAGTGCAGTTGGGTGTCATTGGTTGCAATGGCATGGGCTGGTCTGACTTGCGTTCGCACCTTCAGCTGAGCGACGTGGAATGCGTAGCCCTCGCCGATGTAGATCAAAATGTGCTGGACCGCCGCGCCGCTGACGTAGAAAAAGCCCAGGGCAAACGTCCGCAGTTGTACAAAGACTACCGCAAAATGCTCGAGAACAAAGACATCGATGCGGTGATTATCGGTACACCGGACCATTGGCATTGCCTGGCCCTGACCGATTCGTTGGCCGCCGGCAAGCATGTGTATTGTGAAAAACCGCTGGCCAATTCCATTGAAGAATGTAACATCATGCTGGCCGCCGCCAAACGTTCCAATAAGATCATTCAGATCGGCCAATGGCAGCGCAGCGGCTCGCACTACGAAAAAGCCATCGAATACGTGCGCTCGGGCAAATTGGGCAATATCCGTTTGGTGAAAGTATGGGCGTATCAGGGCTGGATGGAACCGGTCGCTATAAAACCCGACAGTGCAGTGCCGGCGGGCGTCGATTATGACATGTGGCTCGGACCCGCCAAAAAACGCCCTTTCAACGCCAATCGTTTCCACTTCAATTTCCGTTGGTTTTGGGATTACGCCGGCGGGTTGATGACCGACTGGGGCGTACACGAAATTGACATTGCGCTCTACGCCATGAATGCCAAAGCCCCTAAATCCGTGATGGCTTCGGGTGGAAAACTGGCCTACCCCGACGATGCCTCCGAAACCCCTGATACGCTGCAAACCGTGTACGAATACGAAGGTTTTAACATGTTGTGGGAACACGCCACGGGTATCGACGGCGGTAACTATGGCCTCACCGAAGGAATTGCTTTTATTGGAAACAACGGTACGGTGGTACTGCACCGGGGCGGTTGGATGCTGTACCCGGAAACCAAAACCCAAAACGGCATTAAAGTCTATAAAATTGACGATATTCCCGATCAGGCACGTAACGGCGAATACCTCAACGACCACACCAAAAATTTTATTCAGGCCATCAAAGACAATAATCCGAAAATCCTGAAATGCGGCATCGAAACGGGCAGCATCGCCGCCATCAATGCCCACATGGGAAATATCGCCTACAAAACAGGGCGCAAAGTCTATTGGGATGCCACAACGGGTGCTTTTAAAAATGATGCAGAGGCCAATGCACTCATTAAAGCTCATTACCACAACGGCTGGCAATTGCCGAAAGGAGTGTAAATTCAGGAGTGAGGAGTGAGAGCGTCCGAAAGAGCAAGGAGTTTACTCCGCTCTTTCGGATTTAAAATCCGAAAGTAATCTGATTCGGGATTTGAAATCCCGAATAGCAGCGAGTTTAGAATATGAGGTCCGGGCTCTTTTGGATTTGAAATCCCGCGTAGCTTAGGTACCTTTGCACCTCATATTGTGTTGAATCCCATGACTGAACGTTACCTCCAACGCGGCGTATCCGCTTCCAAAGAAGATGTACACCGCGCCATTGCCAACCTTGATAAAGGACTTTTTCCAAAAGCATTCTGCAAAATCGTTCCCGATACCCTCGCCGGTGACCCGGAGTACTGTACCATTATGCACGCCGACGGTGCCGGTACCAAAACCTCATTGGCGTATCTGTATTGGAAAGAAACGGGCGATTTGTCGGTGTGGCGCGGCATTGCGCAGGATTCCATCGTGATGAATACCGACGACCTTATCTGCGTAGGTGCCACGGGTCCGATGCTGATTTCTTCGAGCATTGACCGCAATAAAAACAAGATTCCGGGAGATGTTATTTCAGAGATCATTAACGGCACCGAAGAAGTATTGGAAATGCTGCGCAGTCATGGTGTGGAGATTTACAGCACCGGCGGCGAAACCGCCGATGTGGGCGATCTGGTACGGACCATTACGGTCAACAGTACGATCATTGCCCGCATGAAACGCGCCGATGTGATTTCAAACGATACCATTCAGACAGGAGATGTCATCGTAGGTTTGGCTTCTTTCGGACAGGCTTCATACGAAACTACCTACAACGGCGGCATGGGCAGCAACGGCCTTACCTCCGCCCGTCACGATGTGTTAGACAGTTACCTGGCGCCCAAATACCCGGAAAGTTTTGACCCGGAAGTACACAGTGCTTTGGTGTACAGCGGCTCCAAACGCCTCACCGACGCCGTGGGCGGTACGCCTGTCAACGTTGGGCAACTGATCCTTTCTCCCACACGCACCTACGCTCCTTTTGCCAAAACACTGCTGGACGAACTCCGCCCGCAGATTCACGGCATGGTACATTGCAGCGGCGGTGCTCAAACCAAAGTCCTGCATTTTATTGATAACCTGCACGTTGTCAAAGACAATCTGTTTCCGATTCCTCCGCTTTTCAAACTGATTCAGGCCGAAAGCGGCACGAGTTGGCAGGAAATGTACAAAGTCTTTAACATGGGCCACCGTTTGGAAGTATATCTTTCAGAAACCCATGCCCAACGCGTGATTGAAATCGCTCAATCATTCGGAATTGACGCCCAAATTATTGGCCGCGTAGAAGCCAATGAAGGTAAGAAAGTAACGGTAAGGAGCGAGTTTGGGGAATTTGTGTACGAGTAGCTGAGATAAGCTTTAGAAAAATGAAATTTGACCTATTTTCAACAGTATTATTAGCACATGACCTGCCGGAATCAGGTTTTTGTAAAGGAGATGTAGGGACGATTGTTGAGCAAATACCCTCAGCAAACGAACATTCTGATGGCTATATCGTAGAATTTTTTGACAACGGAGGTAATACCATAGATGTGGTTCCTGTTTTGGAATCAGACATTATGTACCCTCATTCTAAAATGGTTGTAAACTATCGTGATTTAGAAAATGTTGCCTGATTACTTCAAATTCACACTTCTCTTTACTTAAATTTTTGCAAACGCCGCCGTCTTTTGTAAATAGCTGTATGCCAAAGCGATAACGGTACCCCTCCTCTGACAAAAACTTTTTCTGATTATATACAGACTCCCGAAGCCTAAGGCAATACCTACTGCGGTGAAGATAATACCAATGAAGGTTTCTGCTCTTTTTTCATAAAAACAGCCGCATCGGCCCGATTTCTCTAAGGTTTTTGAGACTGCGGTTTGGCCTGCCGGCGCAAAGGGTTCGGAATCCGATACACACTTCCGCTGTCCTGTGGCATTTTCATTTCGGCATTCGGCATGTTGTCGGGAGATTGCGCCAACAGAATAGGCATATTGTCGGTTTGGGCGTATACAATGCCTGAATTTTCCAACAGCCGATACGTATTGGGAGGCGTATAACTTTTACTCAACGAATATTTTTTTAGGGGCCGCGGAGTGGCCTGTTGGGCCCATGCACCGGAGAGGCTTAAAGCCAAAATATATACATAGATTATATTATTTCTAATTAGCAAAACACAAATGTATTACCTCTTACTTAGTGGCTATTTTAGTTTCCACTGACTCAAATGATTGGATTTCTCGATTTGGATATTGAATAACATTTACTCCAACATGTTTCTCTGAAATATACTGGAGTTGTTCCGTTCCCCACTTTACAGTTTCATTAGTATAATTAAAAAAAACAATGTGATATGCGCTGTTATCTTCAACAGCATCTATATAGTAGTATTCTCCATTATTTGTAATGCCATTAGTTTTTGTAAATGATTTAACTTTGAATATTCTGAACTTATTAGGTGTTAATATTTCAATATCATTATCTCTAATAGTTATTTTAGCATCAGCCTTTTGCTGTTGAACTGAAACACCACAATCACCATAACAGTGCTTATATAAGGTAGTATTAATAATTACCGGCAAATCGCCAGCAATATTTTTACTTAGGGTTACACCTGAATTAAACGCTGTTGACGAATTGGGCGCACTATAAGAACTACCGAATGTATTATTATAGCTCCCTACCGAAGGTACATGTTGGTTACTACTTCCAGTAGCCGTTTTACCTGTGTAAGGATTGGTATTTCCTGGATAAGACCAATTATTCGTAGGGGTATTGTCTGGATTTGATCGATAATGAGGTTGTACATATGTCCCATCTTTTCTATAATAGCCATTTACTTTTACCTGAGCTTGTAGCAGTAATGAATTAAGAAATGCAAAAAACAAAAAAAGAAAAAAGTTAGATTTCATATTTTTTAATGTATTTAGGGTACATAATATTTATAAATATATTTCTTTTAATTATTGTGATTCGTTAAAAGAAACTAATAACTACTGGTTTTGTAGCTATGCCCTGGCTAATCTCAGAATAAAGCCCTAACTACCGTATATATTGGTTCTTTCTTCTATGCAAGTTTATCAAAATCAAATCACACTCAGAAAGCTACGGCATTTTTCCGTAATTTTGCCCCCCAATAATCAGGACGTTGGAAAAGGACACAATAGACGTTGGACAGATGATGTTCTGCTTCTTAAGGACCCGCCTCCCAAGTCCATTGTCAAACATCCGGTAGCAATAAAAAGATGACTTCTCACGAAATCCGCCAAGCGTTTTTAGACTTTTTTAAGAGTAAAGGCCACCTCATTGTGCCCTCGGCACCGCTTGTGGCCAAAAATGACCCCACGCTCATGTTCAACAACTCGGGCATGGCGCAGTTCAAAGATTTCTTTTTGGGGAACGGCACGCCGCCGAGCAAGCGTATTGCCGATACGCAGAAATGCCTGCGCGTGAGCGGTAAGCACAACGACCTCGAAGACGTAGGTTTTGATACTTACCACCATACCATGTTTGAGATGCTGGGCAACTGGTCGTTTGGCGATTATTTCAAAAAAGAAGCCTTGGCGTGGTCGTGGGAATTGCTCACGGAAGTCTATAAACTGCCCAAAGATCGCATTTACGTATCCGTTTTTAAGGGCGACGAAAAAGACGGCGTTCCTTTTGACCAAGAGGCGTGGGATATTTGGAAAGAAATGGTGGGCGAAGACCGCATTATTCTGGGAAATAAAAAAGATAATTTCTGGGAAATGGGCGACACCGGCCCCTGCGGACCGTGCTCGGAAATCCATATTGACCTCCGCGACCAAGCTGAAGTCGACGCCAAATCCGGCAAAGAACTCGTCAACGCCGACCACCCGCAAGTGGTAGAGATCTGGAACAACGTATTCATGCAGTTTGAACGCAAAGCCGACGGCTCTCTGATTACGTTGCCTGCCAAACACGTCGATACCGGCATGGGTTTCGAGCGCCTTTGTATGGCCATTCAGGGCAAAAAATCAAACTACGACACCGATATTTTCCAAAATACCATTCAGGTCATTGAGAAAATGTGCGGTAAACAATACGGCCTAAACGGCACGCTCAACACGACCGATTATACTGACATCGCCATGCGCGTCATTGCCGACCACCTGCGTGCGGTTAGCTTCGCCATTGCCGACGGCCAATTGCCCTCCAACGCCAAAGCAGGTTACGTAATTCGCCGCATTCTGCGCCGGGCCATTCGCTATGGATATTCGTATTTGGGCTTCACGGAGCCGTTTATGTGCCGGTTGGTGCCGGTGTTGGCTGAGCAGTTCAAAGATGTTTTCCCCGAACTCAAAGCGCAGGAAGATTTTGTGACGCGGGTAGTACATGAGGAAGAAAAGAGCTTTCTGCGTACGCTTGAAGCGGGTATCAAACGCTTTGAACTCATCAGCGCCCAAACGCCGGCGGGCGAAATTATTGACGGAGAAGTGGTCTTTGAATTGTCCGATACCTTCGGGTTTCCGGTGGATCTAACGGCTTTGTTGGCCAAAGAAAAAGGCTACAAAATCGACGAAGCCGGCTACGAAAAAGCCCTGGCCGAACAGAAAAACCGCAGCCGTCAGGACGCAGCCAAAGAAGCTACCGATTGGGTAGAAGTAAGCGAAGGCGGCGATTTTGAGTTCTTAGGATATGATACGCTTGAAGCCACGGCCCAAATCGTCAAATACCGCAAAGTAAAAACCAAAGCGGGCGAAGAATACCACATCGTGCTCGACCGTACGCCGTTTTACGCCGAAATGGGAGGACAGGTAGGCGATTCGGGGGAATTACGAGTGACGAATGACGAAGTACGAAGTATCAATATCGTCGATACGAAGAAAGAAAATGATCTGTTTGTTCATATTTCGAGAGATAAGAATTTAGAAGAAATACTCAACACTCCTCACTTATCACTCATCGCTCGTGTAGACGCTCACCGCCGCCAAAACATCATGCGCAACCACACGGCTACGCACCTGATGCTGGCCGGATTGCGGAAGGTATTGGGTACGCACATTGTACAGAAAGGTTCGTACCAAAACGACGAAGTGACGCGCTTTGACTTTTCACACTTTGCCAAAGTCACCGATGAAGAACTGAAACAGGTGGAAGACATCGTCAATGCCAAGATCCGCGCCAACATTGCCCAAAAAACCTACGTCAACGTACCGATCGATGAAGCCATCAAAAAAGGCGCAACGGCCACGTTTGGGGAAAAATACGGTGACTTTGTCCGTGTCGTAGAGTTTGATCCGCAGTTTTCGGTCGAGCTTTGCGGAGGTACCCACGTACCTTTTACGGGCGAGATCGCCCTTTTCAAATTTACGTCCGAAGGCTCGGTCTCGGCGGGCGTACGCCGCGTGGAAGCCGTAACGGGTGAGAAAGCGTTGGAATTATGGAATGAAGAATTACGGATTACCAATACGCTTCGCGATATGTTCAAAGGGCAAAAAGACCTTGTGAAAGCCGTTGAGGGGCTAATCGCCGAAAAAACAGCCTTACAAAAACGCATCGAAGCCCTGGAAAACGAGAAATTACAGCAAACAAAACAAAATTTGCTGGCTGAGGCGGAAACCAAAGGTGATATTTCTGTCATCATTGCGCGGGTAGACGTTGCCAACGCCGATGCGCTTAAATCGTTGGCCTACCAATTGAAAGAGCAACTCACCACCTGCTATATCGTACTCGGTACTGTACTGAGCGGCAAGCCGCAACTGGCGGTGATGCTTTCGGAAGATTTGGTCGCGCAGGGTAAACACGCCGGTAACATTGTTAAAGACCTCGCCAAAGAAGTAAAAGGCGGCGGCGGCGGACAGCCTTTCTTTGCCACTGCCGGCGGCTCGGATGCCAATGGGCTTGAGGCGGCATTGGCGAAAGCGAAGACGATTCTTTAATTAAAACGACAAAGGTTGCCGTGAGGACACCAGCAACGGCACTTGCCATTATCTTTGCTCTCAACCGTATTGGAGCGAGGCATACAACATTAAACTTCGTTGCCATTGGCCGTGTCTCCACGAAAAATTCCCTTAATAAAACTCCCCGGCTGAAAAATCGGGGAGTTTTTATTTTACCGCTCCTCTGATTGATACACAACTCATTTCTTTTAACTTATAATTCATGATGCCATAAAAAACATAAAAATTGACAAGGTAACGGTTTGGGACAATGCCGGCGGAAGCACCGACGGCTCGACCACGGCCAACTTTATTTCGGGAATGATGAAATCGATTCCGCCGCTGAATGACCTTTTCAACATGGCCGGACTTAACCTCCCGGAATACCTTAACGGCAAAGAAGATATTCAAAAACTGCCTGAAAACCTGCCGCAAGAGCAAAAAATCCATAAAAGATACCTTTCTGGACATTTTAAGCTCATCTTTTTATTCAAATCCCTCAAAACTTTTTGAGGGATTTTTTTTTCTTTTAAGCCAATTTTACCCTTTATTTAAACCACATATACTCTAAAACATCCACCTTTCAGGCAAGTAACACTGCTGCGGTTAAAAGCAAAAAGTTGAATATGCACATCAATAATACGTATATATTTTGCTTCTTTTTTCTCTTATTTTTTACAGAAAACCAAGCACAGGACCCGGTTCTTTCCCTTGAAACATACCAAACAGGATTTACCCGTCCCACCAATATTCAATCGGCGGACGACAGTCGACTGTTTGTTTCTGAAATCGGAGGGAAAATCAGAATTGTTCAAAATAACACCATCCTTCCCACCCCCTTTTTAGACATTAGTGCGAAAGTACTGGATACGCAATGGGCAGGTATTAACAGTTTTGCATTTCATCCAAACTACGCTGAAAACGGACGCTTTTATGTACTCTATATTCGCAAGCCTGACAATATGGTGCAGCTTTCTCAGTTTAGAAGGAGCGTGAGCGACAGCAACCAGGCCAGCAGCACCGAAACCCCTTTGCTCACCATCCCGCATGTACTCAATACCGGGCACCGCGGCGGAGCGATCCATTTCGGTCCCGATGGCTATTTGTACATTTCAACCGGTGATGACGCCGACGGTGGCCGGGGAATCATCGGCGACCCGCTCAACAATGCTCAAAACCTATCCAACCTTTTTGGCAAACTCCTTCGCATCGACGTCAGCAGTAATAATAACACCTACACCATCCCACCCGGCAATCCTTACCAAGCCCCCAACGACGGTATTCCGGATGAAATCTGGGCGCGCGGGCTGCGCAATCCCTGGCGCCTGAGCTTCGACCGCGCAACGGGCGACCTATGGATCGGCGATAATGGACAGGACGGTTGGGAAGAGGTTAATTTCTTAGCCAACAATACCCCCGGTGGCAAAAACTTCGGTTGGCGATGCTACGAAGGCAGTCATCGCTACGTACAACCTGTGTGCGAGGATTCTGCGGCAATGACGTTTCCCCTTCATGAATATGCCGGGTTTGCCAACAACGGCGGAACAGGCGCCTCGGTCATCGGAGGCTATGTTTATCGCGGAACAAAATATCCGGTGCTGTACGGCCACTATGTGTACGCCGACTATGCGACGGGCAAGTTTCGGACTTTGCGCCGAAACCCCGCGGGCGGTTATCAAAACGTTCTTCAATCCATGACGCTTCCCAATCCGGTCTCCTTTGGAGAAGATGCCGCCGGCGAACTGTACACCGCATCGTTTACGACCGGTACCCTTTACCGTCTGAAAGCCCAAACCTGCCCTTCAGCGCTGGTATTGACCGCCCTGGATCCTGTAAAAAACCCGCATACTTTTCAGGCCGCGGCTCGGATCACTGCGCATAATGCGGTGTTAGCTCAGGCAAAGGTTGATTATACGGCCGCACAATCCATTGAACTCTTGCCGGGATTCAGTGCATCGACAGGAAGTGTTTTTAAGGCTGTCATTGCCGAATGTCCCGCAAGCTCATCTGCCGTTCCGACAGGTCAGAAATAAAAGAAGAGCCTAAGGTATGTTTCGTTTACTGCCCAAAAACATCTCGCCCTTTTCTTCGTTTGTCAGAATAAAATCATCGTTATTAATAAATACAATGGCTTCCGTCTGTCCCTGCGCAAACTTCAGGCAATACAGCGGTTTTTTAAAATTCATACCTTTGCTCACGTCAAAAAACAGGATTTTTCCGTAAGTCAACAGAGCCAGCGTTTTTCCGTCCGGACTTACGTCGGCGGAGGTGACCATGGCTTTGCTGTACACGCTGTCAATGGGTGAAGCAGTATACGTACCGGCACTGTCAGGCACGGAGTACATTTTGACGAGGCGATTGCTCGTGCTGCGGTTTTTGGAAAACAAATACAGTCTATTTTGGTACCAAACGGTGGCTTCGCAATCAAAATTACGCTCAGCCGGCGGCGGCGGAAAGGCTTTTTGGTCGGCATACGCCACACGGATGGCTTCGTATTTTGTTAATTCTTTCGGATTGATCTTATGAATGACCAAGTCTTTTCGCAGATTGGCATTGTTGCCCAGATCAGAGATATACAGATTACCTTTGGTATCCTGCGCCAGATCTTCCCAATCGATATTCTTAAATTGAGGCAATTTCAGGACCATTTTCACTTTACCTTCATCCGTTACTTCGTAGAGTTCGGCGGGGTTATCCCCATCATTGTGCGTCCAGAACGTGCGCGCTTCTCTGCCCAAGGCCAGCCCCGACGTTTCCCGAAGTTCCGGGGGAAGTTGGCCGATCTTAACCATTTCATAGACACTGTTTCCGTTTACAAATCCGACATTCTTTTTTTCATTGTAGCAATTACACAAA
Above is a window of Runella slithyformis DSM 19594 DNA encoding:
- the alaS gene encoding alanine--tRNA ligase, whose amino-acid sequence is MTSHEIRQAFLDFFKSKGHLIVPSAPLVAKNDPTLMFNNSGMAQFKDFFLGNGTPPSKRIADTQKCLRVSGKHNDLEDVGFDTYHHTMFEMLGNWSFGDYFKKEALAWSWELLTEVYKLPKDRIYVSVFKGDEKDGVPFDQEAWDIWKEMVGEDRIILGNKKDNFWEMGDTGPCGPCSEIHIDLRDQAEVDAKSGKELVNADHPQVVEIWNNVFMQFERKADGSLITLPAKHVDTGMGFERLCMAIQGKKSNYDTDIFQNTIQVIEKMCGKQYGLNGTLNTTDYTDIAMRVIADHLRAVSFAIADGQLPSNAKAGYVIRRILRRAIRYGYSYLGFTEPFMCRLVPVLAEQFKDVFPELKAQEDFVTRVVHEEEKSFLRTLEAGIKRFELISAQTPAGEIIDGEVVFELSDTFGFPVDLTALLAKEKGYKIDEAGYEKALAEQKNRSRQDAAKEATDWVEVSEGGDFEFLGYDTLEATAQIVKYRKVKTKAGEEYHIVLDRTPFYAEMGGQVGDSGELRVTNDEVRSINIVDTKKENDLFVHISRDKNLEEILNTPHLSLIARVDAHRRQNIMRNHTATHLMLAGLRKVLGTHIVQKGSYQNDEVTRFDFSHFAKVTDEELKQVEDIVNAKIRANIAQKTYVNVPIDEAIKKGATATFGEKYGDFVRVVEFDPQFSVELCGGTHVPFTGEIALFKFTSEGSVSAGVRRVEAVTGEKALELWNEELRITNTLRDMFKGQKDLVKAVEGLIAEKTALQKRIEALENEKLQQTKQNLLAEAETKGDISVIIARVDVANADALKSLAYQLKEQLTTCYIVLGTVLSGKPQLAVMLSEDLVAQGKHAGNIVKDLAKEVKGGGGGQPFFATAGGSDANGLEAALAKAKTIL
- a CDS encoding AIR synthase-related protein, yielding MTERYLQRGVSASKEDVHRAIANLDKGLFPKAFCKIVPDTLAGDPEYCTIMHADGAGTKTSLAYLYWKETGDLSVWRGIAQDSIVMNTDDLICVGATGPMLISSSIDRNKNKIPGDVISEIINGTEEVLEMLRSHGVEIYSTGGETADVGDLVRTITVNSTIIARMKRADVISNDTIQTGDVIVGLASFGQASYETTYNGGMGSNGLTSARHDVLDSYLAPKYPESFDPEVHSALVYSGSKRLTDAVGGTPVNVGQLILSPTRTYAPFAKTLLDELRPQIHGMVHCSGGAQTKVLHFIDNLHVVKDNLFPIPPLFKLIQAESGTSWQEMYKVFNMGHRLEVYLSETHAQRVIEIAQSFGIDAQIIGRVEANEGKKVTVRSEFGEFVYE
- a CDS encoding Gfo/Idh/MocA family protein, translated to MQTSRRDFIRSASVLTGSGLFSFAPLELLASQRKRVSANEKVQLGVIGCNGMGWSDLRSHLQLSDVECVALADVDQNVLDRRAADVEKAQGKRPQLYKDYRKMLENKDIDAVIIGTPDHWHCLALTDSLAAGKHVYCEKPLANSIEECNIMLAAAKRSNKIIQIGQWQRSGSHYEKAIEYVRSGKLGNIRLVKVWAYQGWMEPVAIKPDSAVPAGVDYDMWLGPAKKRPFNANRFHFNFRWFWDYAGGLMTDWGVHEIDIALYAMNAKAPKSVMASGGKLAYPDDASETPDTLQTVYEYEGFNMLWEHATGIDGGNYGLTEGIAFIGNNGTVVLHRGGWMLYPETKTQNGIKVYKIDDIPDQARNGEYLNDHTKNFIQAIKDNNPKILKCGIETGSIAAINAHMGNIAYKTGRKVYWDATTGAFKNDAEANALIKAHYHNGWQLPKGV
- a CDS encoding DUF4926 domain-containing protein, with the protein product MKFDLFSTVLLAHDLPESGFCKGDVGTIVEQIPSANEHSDGYIVEFFDNGGNTIDVVPVLESDIMYPHSKMVVNYRDLENVA
- a CDS encoding PQQ-dependent sugar dehydrogenase, encoding MHINNTYIFCFFFLLFFTENQAQDPVLSLETYQTGFTRPTNIQSADDSRLFVSEIGGKIRIVQNNTILPTPFLDISAKVLDTQWAGINSFAFHPNYAENGRFYVLYIRKPDNMVQLSQFRRSVSDSNQASSTETPLLTIPHVLNTGHRGGAIHFGPDGYLYISTGDDADGGRGIIGDPLNNAQNLSNLFGKLLRIDVSSNNNTYTIPPGNPYQAPNDGIPDEIWARGLRNPWRLSFDRATGDLWIGDNGQDGWEEVNFLANNTPGGKNFGWRCYEGSHRYVQPVCEDSAAMTFPLHEYAGFANNGGTGASVIGGYVYRGTKYPVLYGHYVYADYATGKFRTLRRNPAGGYQNVLQSMTLPNPVSFGEDAAGELYTASFTTGTLYRLKAQTCPSALVLTALDPVKNPHTFQAAARITAHNAVLAQAKVDYTAAQSIELLPGFSASTGSVFKAVIAECPASSSAVPTGQK
- a CDS encoding serine hydrolase domain-containing protein, whose product is MKLTFLLSFIILFSDTPLLFAQSYKPPVFTDTERLKKIEAVLPTLDKIYKEYAEKSHFPGFTYGVVVDGKLIHTGSTGYTDVSKKTAANPQSLFRIASMSKSFTAMAILQLRDAGKLNLDDRADRYIPEMKNTKLLTADSPPITIRHLLTHAAGFPEDNPWGDRQLADTNEELLKLMQSQVAFSNAPGVAYEYSNLGITLLGYIIQKVSGKTYQQFINENIFKPLGMTHTKWEYTEVPADKLAHGYRWRDGQWVEEPLLHDGAYGAMGGLITSIEDFSKYMALHLAAWPPKDDIDNGPLKRSSIREMHQPWNISGFAPQFKYASGRPCGTVSAYCYGLNWMRDCEGREYVGHSGGLPGFGSNWRILPQYGIGVVAFANLTYASTVPINLKVLDTLIISAQLQPRQLPASDILKKRQKDLTQLLPDWKNAEASGLFAENFFADYSLDALKKESAALFEKAGKIVIVKEIVPENQLRGRYILEGEKANLWVSFTLTPENPPLIQEYHIGEVKK
- a CDS encoding methyltransferase family protein — its product is MIIYVFQAFLWLAYGALHSILADNGVKQFFERKMGPGYRYYRLTYNFLAFVFLAGIVVYQFTLPLHSLWAFDWRIHAGGSVLKYGGLLIVLIAISGYNFKEFSGLSFSPRNAGAGSGTLKTDGLLRYVRHPIYTGTILFIWGLFLSDSLVRTLVMAAGITFYTLVGIYFEERKLVAEFGESYREYRRRVPMLLPKLW